Proteins from one Lacrimispora sphenoides genomic window:
- a CDS encoding lactonase family protein: protein MKQYFVIGSYTEPILFGTGEVFQGKGKGISFCTFENGKIEIKKEIAVKNPSFLCVDEINKKIYAVNEMKEYLGKTGGGMTQLTYDDEGNMSIEGSWNTYGEDPCHIAIGPNRQFVAIANYSSGSVTVYPMDEKGYVKNDYQLFKHEGSSIYQSRQESPHAHSCIFAPDQELLYVADLGIDNLVAYRYEGSVAYSENSASVRVPAGSGPRYGEFGKDGKHFYLINEISSQVMHFTYVAGKMEFQNAVNTLPSDFTGNNTCSDLHITPNGKFLYASNRGHDSLACYQIEEDGSLTFVERQLCGGKTPRNFAIDLTGKYILVGNQDSDTITVFEIKENGHMSQVNQMNAGAPVCIRFFQL from the coding sequence ATGAAACAATATTTTGTTATAGGCAGTTACACGGAACCGATTTTATTTGGAACAGGTGAGGTATTTCAAGGAAAAGGAAAGGGAATTTCATTCTGTACGTTTGAAAATGGCAAAATAGAAATAAAAAAAGAAATTGCAGTCAAAAATCCTTCTTTCCTATGTGTAGATGAGATAAATAAAAAGATTTATGCAGTTAATGAGATGAAAGAATATTTGGGAAAGACCGGCGGCGGTATGACCCAGCTCACTTATGATGACGAAGGCAATATGAGCATAGAAGGAAGCTGGAATACTTATGGGGAAGACCCGTGTCATATTGCAATTGGGCCAAACAGACAATTTGTTGCTATAGCTAATTATTCCAGCGGCTCAGTGACTGTGTATCCAATGGATGAAAAAGGATATGTAAAAAATGATTACCAGTTATTTAAACATGAGGGCAGCAGTATTTATCAGTCACGTCAGGAAAGCCCCCACGCCCATAGTTGTATTTTTGCGCCGGATCAGGAATTGCTTTATGTTGCCGATTTGGGAATCGATAATCTTGTAGCATATCGATATGAAGGAAGCGTTGCATATTCTGAGAATAGTGCTTCGGTTCGAGTGCCTGCAGGAAGCGGCCCCAGATATGGAGAGTTCGGAAAAGATGGGAAGCATTTTTATTTGATTAATGAAATTAGTTCACAGGTAATGCATTTTACATATGTTGCTGGCAAGATGGAATTTCAGAATGCCGTGAATACACTTCCGTCGGATTTTACTGGGAATAATACATGCTCTGATCTACATATTACTCCAAATGGAAAGTTTCTCTATGCATCGAATCGCGGACATGATAGTCTGGCATGCTATCAAATCGAAGAGGATGGAAGTCTGACATTCGTTGAAAGACAACTCTGCGGTGGAAAAACGCCTCGGAATTTTGCAATTGACCTGACTGGAAAATATATTTTAGTTGGCAATCAAGACAGTGATACAATCACAGTATTTGAAATCAAAGAGAATGGTCATATGAGTCAGGTAAACCAAATGAATGCCGGGGCGCCAGTGTGCATCCGATTTTTCCAGCTGTAA
- a CDS encoding PTS sugar transporter subunit IIB: protein MGIRVIVACGSGVATSQTVASKVNRMLKEKKVDALVEAVDLKSVDRYMDGSAAYITIVKNAKEYPIPVINGIAFLTGIGKDQEFDKLLKAIADYKKKNL, encoded by the coding sequence ATGGGAATCAGAGTTATTGTAGCCTGCGGAAGCGGTGTAGCTACTTCACAGACAGTAGCAAGCAAGGTAAACCGTATGTTAAAGGAAAAGAAAGTGGATGCTTTGGTGGAGGCAGTGGATTTAAAGTCTGTTGACCGTTATATGGACGGCAGCGCAGCCTATATTACCATAGTTAAAAATGCCAAGGAATACCCGATTCCTGTGATCAATGGAATCGCATTTCTCACAGGCATTGGGAAAGATCAGGAGTTTGATAAACTGTTAAAAGCAATCGCAGATTACAAAAAGAAGAATCTATAA
- a CDS encoding PTS sugar transporter subunit IIA yields MKKDMLFRDLVQLDWEAADQTEVFKRMADILFKKGFVKETYLESLKVREESYPTALPIKPYSVAIPHTDISQIIRPFIAPIRLKEAVEWREMANNDEVHQVRFIFMLGFLKSDEHIDLLQILVESFQNEELMERLNNAKTADEYFELVCGIKGMES; encoded by the coding sequence TTGAAAAAGGATATGTTATTTCGGGATCTGGTTCAGCTGGATTGGGAAGCGGCGGACCAGACCGAAGTGTTTAAACGGATGGCAGACATTCTGTTTAAAAAAGGATTTGTAAAAGAAACTTATCTGGAGTCACTAAAGGTAAGAGAAGAAAGCTATCCCACAGCACTACCCATTAAGCCTTATTCGGTTGCCATTCCCCATACAGATATCAGCCAGATCATCCGGCCGTTTATTGCTCCTATTCGGCTGAAAGAAGCTGTTGAATGGAGGGAAATGGCAAACAATGATGAAGTCCATCAAGTCAGATTTATTTTTATGCTGGGATTTTTAAAATCAGATGAACACATTGATCTGCTTCAGATATTGGTGGAGAGTTTTCAGAATGAGGAATTAATGGAGCGTTTAAACAATGCCAAAACAGCAGATGAATACTTTGAGCTGGTCTGCGGCATCAAGGGTATGGAATCGTAA